A section of the Trichomycterus rosablanca isolate fTriRos1 chromosome 6, fTriRos1.hap1, whole genome shotgun sequence genome encodes:
- the sfi1 gene encoding protein SFI1 homolog, which produces MNVQTAKLQSGKHGVPAKRLMRNTSRKVLYKVGYTWNRGGRLKELRIRHLARKFFHLWVQKTFGRITISKARSHYRKVLLRKAFSSWKDEWWHARKEWTLTIRADCHFKYVQYSKVYQAWRKYVSIQTEEKRKLQIAVNFAVQHLLRPVWEGWELYVEVRRLKHRMHETAVQRRRLSATRWAWCEWQAMLRQRRIEHHQEELALQQWTTTVQSRAWLRWKNKYIEAYSLQKKEARAHIHFCQQLQRRALRGWITHTQHKQVKKQAKVLAGSVWCSSVVRRHWCVWYRAFQCRQADKDRLQIADNLARRATLRHAFCHWRNYVHMRSEKAERKLTAMQHHHRQLLCLGFKALVLNVSQCKTHQINKNISVQHHQRTIMMKYWKHWQMRLEQIEDRSLQPQMTIAVKQHRFLLLKVYLQRWREHFREHQHMQDLELRADSFFKRRFLPRCVKSWRIYAEQRMERRTMRERAELCLKEQLHSWAFYTWWERSTHLKEQRLAERMAVLHAEQTCLSRAWSKWLSRALQQKKDRLSQAKAETLYTHTLLNKMLKQWKHSVKDIQISLGHFEQAVVHDGHRCMRRALTGWREYVEYRKEKTNQLMQMNEHYERKLLKHMLEAWKQHHVQTQHISARVEKCYQQHQQDLARRMLCLWRRNVLLSVEQRENETRAKFHYEHCLLSKVLLAWRQRSAFTALHHCQQEETLRNAEVQLHRVRMQTDFRKWRKRHGEVREERLSVEKACRHHHHVLLRKSFRAWIIFNHKHKDYQVLKNKSTEWHKLKMCQRFFLLWKVEQQSRWKEAEQTELALWHWSLNLQAKVLYVWRQWVAERHRKHGRLAVAAQFYRDELLRQGVTHILIYTAHMSAFSTDMALHSHEESSRQLQAVVRRCFLRWKQHALWKPSQTREIATEKEGLPKMKKSVSFCLPEDQTHTQHSVKTLVPEPSSGDSIMSKLLLVRASRLQPRRPDDLLCSPAKDLLQHSKHDRHCNADNKDKSAPNNSVQKQNTWQTDTGSASLPAASIPVLSLPPSVLHPSTQHQSSVSITKPSGTSGNTSTLSCAVSKELLLPPSSFTAARTKCKRTSLRKKDPSLLSPQYFTHTKPLEQADTINKEDEDDDDEETLVQATFDPTESLTTELLEIKLDLQRYQQDRNQLQTWRKLQKVMRNWLQTTGSDGDTEERENIIQELNELEIRISALSVKLAEQKPTMICHVARISSLESQLQESR; this is translated from the exons atgAACGTGCAGACAGCAAAGCTGCAATCTGGAAAACATGGTGTGCCTGCAAAGAGGTTAATGCGTAACACGTCTCGTAAGGTCCTCTACAAAGTGGGATACACATGGAACAGGGGTGGAAGACTTAAAGAGCTCAGGATAAG GCATCTTGCACGGAAGTTTTTTCACCTCTGGGTCCAAAAGACTTTTGGGCGAATCACTATATCAAAAGCCAG ATCTCACTATCGAAAAGTGCTTCTGAGGAAGGCTTTTAGTTCCTGGAAAGATGAGTGGTGGCATGCAAGAAAAGAATGGACCCTAACTATCAGAGCAGATTGTCATTTTAA ATATGTCCAGTACAGTAAAGTGTACCAAGCCTGGCGAAAGTATGTATCCATCcagacagaagagaaaagaaagctTCAGATTGCTGTCAACTTTG CGGTGCAGCATCTGTTGCGTCCTGTCTGGGAGGGCTGGGAACTTTACGTGGAAGTGAGACGCTTAAAGCACAGGATGCATGAGACAGCCGTACAGCGCCGGAGACTCAGTGCTACTAG ATGGGCATGGTGTGAATGGCAAGCTATGCTACGGCAGCGCAGAATAGAGCATCATCAGGAAGAGCTAGCTCTACAGCAGTGGACTACTACTGTGCAGAgcaga GCATGGCTGCGGTGGAAAAACAAGTACATAGAAGCCTATAGCTTGCAAAAGAAAGAAGCTAGAGCTCACATTCACTTCTGCCAGCAGCTGCAGCGACGTGCACTACGAGGCTGgattacacacactcaacacaaacaagttaaaaaacaagcaaaag TCCTAGCTGGTAGTGTGTGGTGCAGCTCTGTGGTGAGAAgacactggtgtgtgtggtacagagcATTTCAGTGCAGACAGGCAGATAAAGACAGGTTACAGATTGCGGATAATCTAGCACGCCGCGCCACACTCAGACATGCCTTTTGTCACTGGAGAAACT ATGTTCACATGCGCTCAGAAAAGGCAGAGAGAAAACTAACTGCTATGCAACATCACCACCGTCAGTTGTTG TGTTTGGGGTTCAAAGCCTTGGTCCTGAATGTCAGTCAATGTAAAACTCATCAAATCAACAAGAACATTAGTGTACAGCATCATCAGCGCAca ATTATGATGAAATATTGGAAGCACTGGCAGATGCGTTTGGAGCAGATTGAAGATCGGAGTCTTCAGCCTCAGATGACTATAGCAGTCAAACAACACAG GTTTTTATTGTTGAAAGTTTATCTTCAGAGATGGCGGGAGCATTTTAGAGAGCACCAACACATGCAG GATCTAGAGTTGCGAGCTGACTCTTTCTTTAAAAGACGGTTCCTTCCACGGTGTGTAAAATCATGGAGAATATATGCAGAGCAAAGAATGGAGCGCAGGACAATGCGAGAAAGAGCTGAACTTTGTCTCAA AGAGCAGCTGCACAGCTGGGCTTTTTATACTTGGTGGGAACGTTCTACACATCTGAAGGAACAGAGACTGGCGGAGAGGatg GCAGTGTTGCATGCAGAGCAAACGTGTCTCTCCCGGGCCTGGTCTAAGTGGCTGTCTAGGGCATTGCAACAGAAAAAGGACAGGCTTTCCCAAGCAAAAGCTGAGactctttacacacacactctacttAACAAGATGCTGAAGCAGTGGAAACACAGCGTGAAAGACATCCAGATAAG TCTGGGGCATTTTGAGCAGGCTGTGGTTCATGACGGCCACCGGTGCATGAGGAGAGCCCTGACTGGCTGGCGGGAG TATGTGGAATACAGAAAAGAGAAGACTAATCAGCTAATGCAAATGAATGAGCACTACGAAAGGAAGCTGCTTAAGCACATGCTAGAGGCCTGGAAG CAACACCATGTGCAGACCCAACACATCAGTGCAAGAGTAGAGAAATGTTACCAACAACATCAGCAAGATCTTGCCAG GAGGATGCTGTGTTTATGGAGAAGGAACGTTCTTCTGTCGGTGGAACAGAGAGAAAATGAGACGAGAGCAAAGTTCCATTATGAACACTGCCTTCTGTCAAAG GTGTTGTTGGCATGGCGTCAGAGATCAGCATTTACAGCTCTTCATCACTGCCAGCAGGAGGAAACACTGAGAAACGCTGAAGTCCAACTACACAGAG TGCGAATGCAGACAGATTTCAGGAAGTGGAGGAAGAGACATGGTGAAGTAAGAGAAGAAAGGCTGTCTGTGGAGAAAGCCTGCagacatcaccaccatgtcctgCTTAGAAAAAGCTTCAGGGCCTGGATCATCTTTAATCACAAGCACAAAGACTATCAG GTTCTGAAAAACAAGAGTACCGAGTGGCACAAACTAAAAATGTGTCAACGTTTCTTTCTCCTCTGGAAAGTAGAG CAACAGAGCAGGTGGAAAGAGGCAGAGCAAACAGAGTTAGCTCTCTGGCACTGGTCACTGAACCTGCAGGCCAAG GTGTTGTATGTATGGAGGCAGTGGGTCGCTGAACGTCACAGAAAGCATGGCCGACTTGCAGTGGCGGCTCAGTTCTACAGGGACGAGCTTCTACGTCAGGGCGTTACGCACATCCTCATATACACAGCACACATGAGTGCTTTCTCCACAGACATGGCTCTTCACAGCCACGAGGAG AGTTCTCGGCAGCTGCAGGCGGTGGTGAGAAGGTGTTTCTTGCGGTGGAAGCAGCACGCGTTGTGGAAGCCTTCACAAACCAGAGAAATAGCAACAGAAAAAGAAGGGCTTCCTAAAATGAAAAAGAGTGTGTCCTTTTGTCTGCCTGAAGACCAGACTCACACTCAACACTCAGTCAAGACTCTGGTTCCAGAGCCGAGCTCAGGGGATTCCATTATGAGCAAATT gttgctggttcgagcgTCTAGACTGCAACCTCGAAGGCCTGATGACCTGTTATGCTCTCCAGCCAAAGACTTGCTGCAACACTCCAAGCACGACAGACACTGTAACGCAGATAACAAAGACAAATCGGCACCTAATAACAG tgTTCAGAAGCAAAACACATGGCAGACTGACACTGGGTCTGCATCGTTACCTGCAGCATCTATTCCAGTCCTTTCTCTGCCCCCCTCTGTTTTACATCCTTCCACCCAACATCAGTCTTCTGTTTCAATCACAAAGCCTTCAGGTACTTCAGGAAACACCTCCACACTGTCCTGTGCTGTAAGCAAGGAACTTCTGCTACCTCCATCTTCATTTACTGCAGCCAGGACAAAGTGCAAG AGAACAAGTTTAAGAAAAAAGGATCCATCACTCCTCTCCCCTCAGTATTTCACCCATACTAAACCTCTTGAACAAG CAGATACCATAAATAAAGAAGacgaagatgatgatgatgaggaaaCTTTGGTGCAGGCAACCTTTGACCCAACTGAATCTTTAACCACAGAGCTACTAGAAATCAAACTGGACCTGCAGAGATACCAGCAAGATAGAAATCAGTTGCA GACATGGCGTAAACTTCAGAAGGTGATGAGAAATTGGCTCCAGACTACAGGCAGTGATGGAGATACTGAAGAAAGAGAGAACATTATACAGGAATTAAATGAG CTGGAGATTCGTATTTCTGCCCTGTCTGTGAAATTGGCTGAGCAGAAACCCACCATGATCTGCCATGTTGCACGGATCAGCAGCTTAGAAAGCCAGTTGCAGGAATCCAGATGA